In Chryseobacterium oryzae, the genomic stretch TCTTTCAGCTGTTTTTCGTCAATTAGAAATACATAAGAATTGTACTTCAAATTGGCTTTATTGGTTTTGATCAGATTAGCGATTGATTTGGAGGTGGATGTAAATAATTTGGACCCGATGGTTGTAAAAAATCCTTCTCCTCCCATATCCATCTGGGTTCCCTGAACGGAATTGCTTCCCATCTCGCGAATCATATCTCTGAATACACTTTGTGGAACATACAGACCTTTCATCCCATCAACATCATAGATAGAAAGGTTGATAGGTAAAATCTCCCCTTTAGCAAATACTGAAATGATTTTCAGATCCACTCTTTGCATTGTAAATCCAGAGATCTGACCATATAAAATTGAACCTTTGCTAATTTTTTTATTGCCGACAAAAATGTCTTCGAGTAATCTGAACCGAATCCGGCTTCCTAAAAATCCTTTGTTGTCTTCATCAATAACCGCCTTGATAAAACTGTTTTCCTTCTCCTTATAAACTGCGTTAAAATCATTGTTAATCCCTGATTTGCTGACGTTAAATGTTGAATTAAGAAACTCTACCATTTTCTCTTTATTGGCTTTAAGCTTATTTTCTGCTGACAATTTATTTTGATAATCAGGATCTCGTGCTTTTTCCAAGGAATCCATTACCAACATCTGCTGTTTCAGATATTTTACGGGATCTTGCTGGACGCTTTGTTTATTTTCTTTCGGCGTATCTGCATAATTACTTTCCTGCTTTCCATAGGATTTTTCATTCAGCATTTTTATAATCTCGGATGACCTTTTATAATCCTGGTCGTCTTTCTCGTGTTTAGGATTATAATAAGATGACAGATTTCCATTAGCCTGATATTGATTTTGTCGTGAGTTCACAGCTTTTAAAGAATCTATTTTTCTTTTCTGTGATAAGGATAACTGATCCTCATAACTTAATAGACTATCCTGCTCCTTGTCAAGTCCACCGAGCATTGTCCTGTTATCATCTTTTTTAAAGAAAGCATCATATGCATCATTTTTGTTCATAATAGAATCCTGCGATTCGCCCAGTGAAATAGAAAGTTCTTTTGGTTTTTCCTTCGGTTTCTCCTCTTTCACAAACTGAGCGCCTACATAGGCAAACAGAAATATAAATGGTAAGGCAAGGAGTGGCAGAACATATTTTTTGTCTTTAAAGTTGATTTTTTTAATGTCCATTTTTAAAGTTTTGGTATTGGTTAAACAGATATTCTATTCGCAAACTATCTACTTTTAATAATTCCCCGCGATCTCTTTTTGCTTTAAGCAGCTGCAACTCACCTACAATTTTCTCCATTTCCTTACTATTTTTTGTCTGATTATTTTGAGCTACCGAACTTTTTGAATAAAGAATGGGAGGTTTTATTTTGAATGTCAAATCAGACGGAACGAAGATGCCTTGTAATATGGATACGAGGAAAGAAAGTGATAAGAAGACCATTGAATATGTGAAAAATTTCTTCGGATTCTCTACCGACCAGTCCACCCATTTCTGTCCTGTATTTTTAATAAAATTTTTCATTTTAGTAAGAATTTTTAGTTTGATTGGAAAGCTCTTCGTTATTAATAATCCGCCAGTTTTTGAGCAACACGCCGTGAGGATTGTTGGGACTCCGGATGATATCCTCAAAAAATCCTTCGGTAAATAATTTCCGGGTAATGACAGATGATTTTCTGGTTATCATCTGCTTTCCGAAAAACTGAAACTTACTGTTTTCTCTGTCCAAGGAAATGGAATCCGTGTGAATACTTACCATTGAACTGGAAGCAACAATCTGATTGTAAAAACCTTTTTCTCTCAAATTGGTATATTCTTTCTTACCGCTGTCATCAATGAGATAAAGGGATTTTTGAATATTTTCCTTTATATAGGAATCGTCGGGAGCTAACGTAAAAAACAAGCGATGGAATAGTTCTATTTGAGCTTTATATTCCACTGGTCTATTCAATAGGACATCGGTTTGTTTGGCAAGAACCGGAACGCCGTTATCCAAAATATAAATCGATTTTCTTGAATCCTGAATCAATGTGTAAGCAAAAAGAAATCCTGCTACGACAATAAAAACAGCAAACGCAATCGCTCCCAATGAAACTATCTTATTGATCTTTATTCTTTGTTCTAAGTTTTTAATAAGCATTTTTAATAAGTTTAATGAGATTATTTTCCATTTTTCATAGCTTCTTTAACTCTTCCGGATGCAGTGCCTGCTGCTGCTGATTTCACTGCGGAAGCTCCGCCTGTCTTTACCGCGAGCACTGCTGTTTTTGCACCACTTGCCATTCTGCCTACTGCACTTTTCATTTTTGTCATCGCTCCTGCCCCACCTGCTGTTACTATCGTATCGGCAATGGTTGGTGTCATCAGCACTCCGATTCCGGTGACGATATAAGCAACACAGGTAAAAAGTTGGTTGTAAATCATTCCTGAATTACTCACATAGACCATTAAAGCATCTAAATTGGTAATGGTTCCGTTAGTTAGAAGCGTATCATAGCGCTCAATTTCCATTGTATAGCCTGAAGCAATTAATTGTTGTCCGATATTGATAATGGTGTATGCAACAAAAGTGTAGAGATTGATATTGATGAATTTTGAAACCCAGCTATACAAAGAGTTTTCGAATCCCGGAATCAATGCCATTCCAACAGCGATAGGTCCAAGAATGATTAAGATATAAGCCCAGATCTTTTGAATAAAAAAGATGAGATAAACACAAACACGGAGAATGGAAAGGCATATAAACTCTATGATTTCTGCTACCAGTTTCTGCATTTGGAATTCCATCCTGATCTGCCATTCTTTGATGGGTTGTAATAATTTGTCAATACCATCACTGATATCAAACCAGGAATCATCGGCATCTTTCGATGTATTATCAATAACATCCTGTTTGGCGTCCTCTTCGGCATTAAGCTTAATAACTGCATCCAATAACTGTTGTTGTTTTTTAAATCTTTCGATTCTTAAATCATTGACCTCAGATTCAATATCACTAAAAATGGCTATTCCCGGTTCTGCAATAGCTTCAAAAGGAGCCTGAATGAGATTAACAAATCCTGTCCAGTAAATCAAAGTAAACCCGATAAGAATTGGTTTCAGCATTGGTCCAATTTCCCATTCTCTGTCTCCGGCTGCCATCTGCCAACCCATATATCCGAGGTACATCAAAGCACCTAAGCCACCAATAGCTCTACCTACCAATGCTGATCCCTCTGCATTGTCTTGAACGCTGTTGTCCAATTTTGTAAAAACTTCCATAAACCATTTTTCAAAAGCTCCGTCGCCTTTTAAAAACTGCAACAGATTACTGTAATCACTGTCGGTCTGTGCAAAGCAAAAAACAGGTAGTAATAACGCCAGACAGGAAAAAGTAAATGTGATTGATTTATTCATATCTAATACTTATGTTTATATTTTTGCATCACATCCTGAACAATTTGTTTGTCCGAAGCGGAGGTCGATTGTGAAGGTATTGCTGTAGGCAGATGGTTGTTTAAGATGTTTTTATAGTCCAGAAGAAGTGTCGTTTTATCATTATGTTTTTTTAATTCCTGAACAAATTTTCGCCATTTGATCAGAATTTCGTGATACATAATAAAACGTTTTCCTCGCGGCATATCCATTGAGCGGGACATGGAATATTTTTCTTTAATGAGATCCAGTTCTTCCTGCAGTCTTTTCAATGTTCCCGTTGTGAAAAGTGTTTCATAGGTCTGCTGGTCTTTCAGCCTCCACTCCATAAAATTCTGAGGTGTATCGGGAAATTCTGTGATGGGTTTCAACATCCTTTTGTAATACAGCAACCAAAGTGGATCGGCATCAACAGTTGCAGAAGTCCAGTGAGCAAGATCCTGAACACTTCTTTTATAAATCGTGTCGGAAGCAGCTTTGATTTTCTTGGCTTCTTCTTCCTGAAATTTCAATTGCGCCAGTCTTAAATTCTGTTCTCCTGTTGGTTTTAATGGTCTGATATCAGCACCATCTTTATAATCCCTGTTGATTTTAGGAGCCCACATTCCCCATACAGTAGCGTAAGCAAAATTGGTTTGGATGCCAAGAAAATATTTCGGATAAGGTCGCCAATCGCCCCAGCTTTCGAAAGTCATTCTCTTGTGCTGCGCAACAATGGCAGGATCGTTCAGTCTTTTTACGCTGACTTGTCCGAAAACATTTGCGGTAATAAATAATAAGAGGAAAAGTTTTGTTTTTTTTAATAGATTTTCCATAGGTTTAGTTGAATAGGTGTTTGTATTTTTGAATGATGTCTCCGACTATTGCTTTGTCGATATTGAGATAGTTTCGGAGTACCGGAACCTGATACAGATATGGAATCTTCTTGGCATTCTCCAATCTTAGGATGATATAGAGAATGTTTCCATTGATATTCCTTACTCGTGTAAAGATCTTTTCAATCAGCATTTCCCTATCCATAGCATCCATCAGGAAATCTTTATCTTCATTGAGTATATCCTGGGTAATCTCCTGCTGAAGTTTTAGAGTCTGCTTACCTATTTCTGCATAGTATTTTGAAACTAACACCGCATATTCCGGATGTTGGGCGGACAAGTCGAGCATCTTATTTGAATTGGTCACAATCTTACTGAGATACTGATACAGGTAAATCAATTTCTTACTTTGAGTAAGCGCTGAATTGACATTTTTAAGCTGCCCGTAGATGTATTCCTGAATAGCAATAATTTGGGTAGTTTTATTATTGATATCATCATAAAGCTGTTTTTGCTTTTCATAGGAATCTAAAAAAGCCTGCTCACTGGCTAAACGAACGCCGTGGTTGACCGTAATTTGCGATAAAAGTTTATCATTGATAACGATCTGCTGGCTCTTAATCATAATCCCTGAAAATGCAGCTATTAAAAAGGTTATTATTTTCTTCATCTTAAAAGGATTTGATATTGTTCATAATACTTTCCACCACTTGTCGATCTCGATTGACATAATATTGGAATGCTCTTTTATTTCGTAAAACTTTGGCTTTGATATCCCTGATTTTTAGAAGCATATAGGTGGAATTCCTATTGAGTGCTTTGACTTCACTTAATGCATAATCCAACAAAATCTTACGTTCCGATTTCTCCATTTGGTTAATGGCTCCGTATGACAGGATCATTCCAGTTATGAGTCTTGTGACCATCTGCAAATCATCCACAAATTGAACCTGAGGAGGCAAAACACTTACGATAGAATAAGGTGCTGTATTGATTTCATTAATAATGGCAGTCTGATTATCTGTTATCTTCGTTATTTCCCTGCTCATTGCAACACCTGTAGGTATTGCCTGAATTGCAAATGATACAATTCGCAGTCTGTCCTGCACTTTGGTAACCTTCTCTTTGAAGTTTTTCCATTGCGTCTGATTAGCTGTCTCTACAGTAGCATTTAGCGTTTGTTTTTGCCTCATTTCTTTCTGCCTGTCGTGTTCTTTCATCGTTGCATTGATCTCCAGATCCATCATTGGAAAAGAAACATTTTCCTGCTGCCAGGCCGGTGTAGAACCGCCACCGGAAGAAGTCATTAATATGTATATCAGTACAACAGACGATATTTGCAAAATCCTTTTCATCACTTCATTTTTAAAAGTTTCGCTTATATCTGTTCATTATGTTTTCAACAATACCTTTGTCAGTATTCATGTATCCAGCAAAAGGATTAATAGAATTCCAAAATCCTAATCTGTTTGCCTTTTCCAATCGTAATTTGATTGCCAAAAGCCACAACTTCAAAGTTTTTACATTGCTGGAAATGTTATGCAGAATTTTGTATCGGTCACCTGCAGTAGCCAGATTCAGTTCACCGGACGCAAGAATGTCGGTAACATCTGTTACGATCTTCAAACTTTGCTCGTAAGTTTTTTGAGAAGCTTTTGTCCCAAAAATGGCATATTGCGGGTGCTGCGAAGCCAATTGAACTACCTCTGACGAATACGTGTAGCACTTGTTAAGTTCAGAGTAGATTTGCTGTACCTGAATTCCGTTTTGGAGAG encodes the following:
- the traM gene encoding conjugative transposon protein TraM, with translation MDIKKINFKDKKYVLPLLALPFIFLFAYVGAQFVKEEKPKEKPKELSISLGESQDSIMNKNDAYDAFFKKDDNRTMLGGLDKEQDSLLSYEDQLSLSQKRKIDSLKAVNSRQNQYQANGNLSSYYNPKHEKDDQDYKRSSEIIKMLNEKSYGKQESNYADTPKENKQSVQQDPVKYLKQQMLVMDSLEKARDPDYQNKLSAENKLKANKEKMVEFLNSTFNVSKSGINNDFNAVYKEKENSFIKAVIDEDNKGFLGSRIRFRLLEDIFVGNKKISKGSILYGQISGFTMQRVDLKIISVFAKGEILPINLSIYDVDGMKGLYVPQSVFRDMIREMGSNSVQGTQMDMGGEGFFTTIGSKLFTSTSKSIANLIKTNKANLKYNSYVFLIDEKQLKESQTQSKP
- the traK gene encoding conjugative transposon protein TraK is translated as MLIKNLEQRIKINKIVSLGAIAFAVFIVVAGFLFAYTLIQDSRKSIYILDNGVPVLAKQTDVLLNRPVEYKAQIELFHRLFFTLAPDDSYIKENIQKSLYLIDDSGKKEYTNLREKGFYNQIVASSSMVSIHTDSISLDRENSKFQFFGKQMITRKSSVITRKLFTEGFFEDIIRSPNNPHGVLLKNWRIINNEELSNQTKNSY